The following proteins come from a genomic window of Micavibrio aeruginosavorus EPB:
- the mbfA gene encoding iron exporter MbfA encodes MKRLADLKEDEVLALAISSEEEDSQIYKHVANRLRTEFPSTAQMFDEMAAEEQDHKNMLLTLFKKRFGDQLPYITRQDVRGFLKRRPVWLMENLPVDTMRRQAEIMEIEASNFYAKAAEQAKDVEVRKLLGDLALIEKGHEARAADLEEKNLPEDIKHEEAQTAHRMFVLQVVQPGLAGLIDGSISTLAPIFAAAFATHDSHSAFVVGLAASLGAGISMGITEAMSDDGEITGRGSPWLRGGVCGLMTAVGGLGHTLPYLIHDFWTATFIAAVVVVIELWAISWIRWKYMDTPFHSASVQVVLGGALVLLTGILIGSS; translated from the coding sequence TTGAAACGCCTTGCCGATTTGAAAGAAGACGAAGTCCTTGCGCTGGCCATTTCCAGCGAGGAGGAAGATTCACAAATCTACAAGCACGTGGCCAACCGCCTGCGGACTGAATTCCCATCGACCGCGCAGATGTTCGATGAAATGGCGGCGGAGGAGCAGGATCATAAAAACATGCTGCTGACGCTGTTTAAAAAGCGTTTCGGCGACCAGCTTCCCTACATCACACGGCAGGACGTGCGCGGGTTTTTGAAACGCCGCCCGGTCTGGTTGATGGAAAACCTGCCCGTCGACACCATGCGCCGTCAGGCCGAAATTATGGAGATCGAGGCCTCCAACTTCTACGCCAAGGCGGCGGAACAGGCGAAGGATGTCGAGGTCCGCAAATTGCTGGGCGATCTGGCCCTGATCGAAAAGGGCCACGAAGCCCGCGCCGCCGATCTGGAAGAAAAAAACCTGCCCGAAGACATCAAGCACGAGGAAGCGCAAACCGCGCATCGTATGTTTGTGTTGCAAGTGGTCCAGCCCGGTCTGGCGGGGTTGATCGACGGCTCGATTTCAACGCTGGCACCAATTTTCGCGGCGGCCTTTGCCACGCATGATTCGCACAGTGCTTTCGTTGTCGGTCTGGCCGCGTCACTGGGCGCGGGGATCAGTATGGGCATCACCGAAGCCATGTCCGATGACGGTGAAATCACCGGCCGGGGCAGTCCGTGGCTGCGCGGTGGCGTATGCGGATTGATGACGGCGGTGGGCGGCCTGGGCCACACGCTGCCTTACCTGATCCATGATTTCTGGACGGCGACCTTTATCGCCGCGGTCGTGGTTGTGATCGAATTATGGGCGATTTCGTGGATTCGCTGGAAATACATGGACACGCCGTTCCATTCGGCCTCCGTCCAGGTGGTGCTGGGCGGGGCGCTGGTCCTGCTGACCGGTATTTTGATCGGCAGTTCGTAA
- a CDS encoding prepilin-type N-terminal cleavage/methylation domain-containing protein, giving the protein MAHHPNIRERGFTLVEVAIVMLIGGLLLATASTMLLSYLKKTEINTTQERLDQIDEALQLFLSLNGRYPCPARLNDAPDTANFGVEISENGCNTVAPAANETIAAGGGRGGRLVRIGAVPVRTLNLPDDFIRDAWGGRFTYAVTESLAHPTTYNRDEGAIFVNDAAGNPVVTFPAAGTAHYVINSHGENNAGAYSASGTGRFACTAGARETENCDDDATFVSTTIRSTGSNANLYDDFIRIRATTALGIGIPDGAVMAFDLSACPDGWVPFANANGRMIVGADGATYNRGNTGGAETVTLSLSTVGAVARTTDLSTLGTSGTTLMESTGAATAHNNMPPYLALLYCKKS; this is encoded by the coding sequence ATGGCGCACCACCCGAACATCCGCGAACGCGGTTTTACACTGGTGGAAGTGGCGATTGTCATGCTGATCGGCGGCCTTTTGCTGGCCACGGCATCGACCATGTTGCTCAGCTATCTGAAAAAAACCGAGATCAATACGACGCAGGAACGGCTGGACCAGATTGATGAGGCCCTGCAATTGTTCCTCAGCCTGAATGGCCGCTATCCCTGCCCCGCGCGCCTGAACGACGCGCCGGACACCGCCAATTTCGGCGTGGAAATTTCTGAAAACGGATGCAACACGGTGGCCCCGGCCGCCAATGAAACCATCGCCGCCGGGGGCGGGCGCGGCGGACGGCTGGTCCGCATCGGGGCCGTGCCGGTGCGCACGCTCAATCTGCCGGACGATTTCATCCGCGATGCGTGGGGCGGGCGGTTTACCTATGCCGTGACGGAATCGTTGGCCCACCCCACCACGTATAACCGCGATGAAGGGGCCATTTTCGTCAATGATGCGGCTGGCAACCCGGTTGTCACCTTCCCCGCGGCGGGCACCGCCCATTACGTCATCAACAGCCACGGTGAAAACAATGCCGGGGCCTATAGCGCATCGGGCACGGGGCGCTTTGCCTGCACCGCCGGGGCGCGGGAAACCGAAAACTGCGATGATGATGCAACATTCGTCAGCACCACAATCCGCAGCACGGGCAGCAACGCCAACCTGTACGATGATTTTATCCGCATCCGCGCCACAACGGCGTTGGGCATCGGCATCCCCGACGGGGCCGTGATGGCCTTTGACCTGAGCGCATGTCCGGATGGATGGGTGCCCTTTGCCAATGCCAATGGCCGCATGATTGTCGGGGCCGACGGGGCAACCTATAACCGCGGGAATACCGGCGGAGCGGAAACCGTCACGCTGAGCCTCAGCACCGTCGGGGCCGTGGCCCGCACAACCGATTTATCGACCCTGGGCACCAGTGGCACCACGCTGATGGAAAGCACGGGCGCGGCAACGGCGCACAATAACATGCCGCCTTATCTGGCTTTGCTTTACTGCAAGAAGTCGTAA
- a CDS encoding EAL domain-containing protein, with product MNKPHPTLQSLTKITPRAKRANRGVRLQSFKSGSLLFSAGEPRDNAYLIEKGTVDILGPGPEGPQSVLARLGPGDVFGEMALIDGGLRSAAAVVATDAELFVIPRGALGDRVREMDPILSLMVALLVERYRTVRVNLPESIRQDQMSAVAQALDRATHYEMPEDAARLSELWGQRDNAIKELKLEQELRRGIEKGEFIPALQPIVSLPGRRLVGFETLVRWNHPDRGLVFPDEFIPAAERTNLVQFIDHMMLQKACELMPDLLSDMGGDDVPLFISVNLSGINFENLDIIQSVRETLIHSGVDPHRIKLEITESALIDDPEKTEQVLRGLRALGVTIALDDFGTGYSSLGYLHRFPIDSIKVDRSFVSQMHDAPRSIDIIRAIVGLAHNFKMDVVAEGLETEQDVQMINALGCEMAQGYFFAKPLMPAQAREFAQGFAVRKPI from the coding sequence ATGAACAAACCGCATCCAACATTGCAGTCCTTGACCAAAATCACACCCAGGGCCAAACGGGCAAACCGGGGTGTGCGGCTGCAATCCTTCAAATCGGGCAGCCTGCTGTTCAGCGCGGGTGAACCGCGCGACAACGCCTATCTGATTGAAAAGGGCACGGTCGATATTCTGGGCCCGGGCCCAGAGGGGCCGCAAAGCGTTCTGGCGCGGCTGGGTCCGGGGGACGTCTTTGGCGAAATGGCGCTGATTGATGGCGGCCTGCGCAGTGCCGCCGCCGTGGTGGCGACGGATGCCGAATTGTTTGTCATTCCGCGCGGCGCGCTTGGGGATCGTGTCCGTGAAATGGACCCGATTTTATCGCTGATGGTGGCGCTGCTGGTTGAACGGTATCGCACGGTACGGGTCAATTTGCCCGAATCCATCCGCCAGGATCAAATGTCCGCGGTGGCCCAGGCCCTGGACCGGGCCACGCATTACGAAATGCCCGAAGATGCGGCCCGCCTGTCCGAACTTTGGGGCCAGCGCGATAACGCGATCAAGGAATTAAAGCTGGAACAGGAATTGCGCCGCGGGATTGAAAAGGGGGAATTTATTCCGGCCCTGCAACCCATCGTGTCGTTGCCCGGCCGCCGTCTGGTGGGGTTTGAAACGCTGGTGCGGTGGAACCACCCGGATCGCGGCCTCGTGTTCCCCGATGAATTTATCCCGGCGGCGGAACGCACCAATCTGGTGCAGTTTATCGACCATATGATGCTGCAAAAGGCCTGTGAATTGATGCCGGACTTGCTGTCCGACATGGGCGGCGATGATGTGCCGTTGTTTATCAGTGTCAATTTGTCCGGGATCAATTTTGAAAATCTGGATATTATCCAGTCGGTCCGTGAAACCCTGATCCATAGCGGTGTTGATCCGCATCGGATCAAATTGGAAATCACGGAAAGTGCGCTGATCGACGATCCGGAAAAAACGGAACAGGTTTTGCGGGGCTTGCGCGCGTTGGGCGTGACCATCGCGCTGGATGATTTCGGCACGGGCTATTCTTCGCTGGGCTATCTGCACCGCTTCCCGATTGATTCGATCAAGGTGGACCGCTCCTTCGTCAGCCAGATGCACGATGCCCCGCGCAGCATTGATATCATCCGCGCCATCGTCGGCCTGGCCCACAACTTCAAAATGGATGTGGTGGCCGAAGGGTTGGAAACGGAACAGGATGTCCAGATGATCAACGCGCTGGGCTGTGAAATGGCGCAAGGCTATTTCTTCGCCAAACCCCTCATGCCCGCCCAGGCCCGTGAATTTGCCCAAGGGTTCGCGGTGCGCAAGCCGATCTGA
- the putA gene encoding bifunctional proline dehydrogenase/L-glutamate gamma-semialdehyde dehydrogenase PutA, protein MTALRAMTPPNVTDHDLAPYLYADETVRVNTLLVDLAWKAERADRVGQAAADLVTRVRAAKRKAGELEAFMQEYRLTTDEGLALMGLAEALLRVPDAKTADALIRDKITAADWAPEGAVNDWMVKATGLGLSVTKATLESVVAKLGEPVIRTAMGQAIRIMGHQFVLGRTIDEGMKNAQAYEAKGYRMSYDMLGEGARTSVDAERYFNAYVSALNVIAANGKTVNGVMPGISVKLSALHPRYRYSQADQCIPALTDKLMDLARVAAAKDVALTVDAEEVERLEISLDIIGAVAADPSLKHWDGLGLAVQAYSKRTYPLIDRLATMARAEKRRLSVRLVKGAYWDTEIKRAQVMGLRDYPVFTRKCNTDLSYLACAQKLIQNRDVFYPMLATHNAHTVAAVLDMVRENGGAATGPFEFQRLHGMGEALYDIVLDDAKQSENVRVSMYAPVGTHEDLLPYLVRRLLENGANSSFVNKLLDPKVPVAEAVEDPIADVKSNETRRHPRIPLPVDLYGMGRKNSAGMDLTDPDCVGPLIPAMKAAVDDVEWVAAPLIGGKLHRDGAMIPVTNPAHRDHVVGHAVYAGADHVKRAFETARHGFAVWSATPTRDRAACLDRLADLMQDYAIPLMGLCVREAGKTMDDAVAELREAIDFCRYYAMRGRIDFVDHGHVMPGPTGESNVLTLHGRGTFVCISPWNFPLAIFMGQVSAALMAGNAVIAKPAEQTPLIASLAAKLIHMAGVPHDAFTLLPGDGHVGAALVAHPDVAGVAFTGSTEVARLINRALAAKDGPIVPLIAETGGQNAMIVDSSALPEQVVDDAMISAFGSAGQRCSALRVLCLQDDVADKIITMLRGAMEQIRIGDPMDIRTDIGPVIDDEARQILVKHRASIEGFGKIVAAAPLPIGAEKQGTFFAPVACEIKSISDLKREVFGPVLHIIRYKAGERDAMLKAVNDTGYGLTFGIHSRIQSTIENLAAGAHAGNVYVNRTMIGAVVGVQPFGGHGLSGTGPKAGGPYYLPRFATEKVISVNTTASGGNASLVSLDD, encoded by the coding sequence ATGACAGCCCTGCGCGCAATGACCCCCCCGAATGTGACCGACCATGATCTGGCCCCGTATCTGTACGCCGATGAAACCGTGCGCGTGAATACGCTGCTGGTCGATCTGGCGTGGAAGGCGGAACGGGCGGATCGTGTGGGCCAGGCGGCGGCCGATCTGGTCACACGCGTGCGTGCGGCGAAACGCAAGGCGGGCGAGCTGGAAGCCTTTATGCAGGAATATCGCCTGACCACGGATGAGGGGCTGGCGTTGATGGGCCTGGCCGAGGCTTTGCTGCGCGTGCCGGATGCAAAAACGGCGGACGCGTTGATCCGCGATAAAATCACCGCCGCCGACTGGGCCCCTGAAGGGGCCGTCAATGACTGGATGGTCAAGGCCACGGGGCTGGGCCTGAGCGTCACCAAGGCGACGCTGGAAAGCGTTGTGGCCAAGCTGGGCGAGCCGGTCATCCGCACCGCGATGGGACAGGCCATTCGCATTATGGGCCACCAATTCGTTCTGGGCCGCACGATTGATGAAGGCATGAAAAACGCGCAGGCCTATGAAGCCAAGGGCTATCGCATGTCCTATGACATGCTGGGCGAAGGCGCGCGCACGAGTGTAGACGCCGAACGGTATTTCAATGCGTATGTCTCCGCCCTCAACGTCATTGCCGCCAATGGCAAAACGGTCAATGGCGTCATGCCGGGCATTTCGGTGAAGCTCTCCGCCCTGCATCCGCGCTATCGCTATTCCCAGGCGGATCAATGCATTCCGGCCCTGACCGATAAATTGATGGATCTGGCGCGTGTGGCGGCGGCGAAGGATGTCGCCCTGACCGTGGATGCCGAGGAAGTTGAACGTCTGGAAATCTCGCTGGATATTATCGGGGCCGTGGCCGCCGATCCGTCGTTGAAACACTGGGACGGGCTGGGGTTGGCGGTGCAGGCCTATTCCAAACGCACCTATCCGCTGATCGACCGTCTGGCCACCATGGCGCGGGCGGAAAAACGCCGTTTATCCGTGCGTCTGGTCAAAGGGGCGTATTGGGACACCGAAATTAAACGGGCGCAGGTGATGGGCCTGCGCGATTACCCGGTCTTTACGCGCAAATGCAATACGGATTTGTCCTATCTGGCGTGCGCACAAAAATTGATCCAGAACCGCGATGTGTTTTACCCCATGCTGGCGACACACAATGCGCATACGGTGGCGGCGGTGCTGGATATGGTGCGTGAAAATGGTGGTGCGGCGACGGGGCCGTTCGAATTCCAACGCCTGCACGGCATGGGCGAAGCCCTCTATGACATCGTGCTGGATGATGCGAAGCAGAGCGAAAATGTCCGCGTCAGCATGTATGCCCCGGTGGGCACGCATGAAGATTTGCTGCCCTATCTGGTGCGGCGTTTGCTGGAAAACGGGGCGAACAGCTCGTTCGTCAACAAGCTGCTGGACCCGAAAGTCCCGGTGGCAGAGGCGGTGGAAGACCCGATTGCCGATGTCAAAAGCAATGAAACCCGTCGTCACCCGCGCATTCCCTTGCCCGTTGATCTGTACGGCATGGGGCGAAAAAACTCTGCCGGAATGGATTTAACCGACCCGGATTGTGTGGGGCCGTTGATCCCCGCGATGAAGGCGGCGGTGGATGATGTGGAATGGGTGGCGGCCCCGTTGATCGGCGGCAAACTGCACCGTGATGGCGCGATGATTCCGGTGACCAACCCGGCGCACCGCGACCATGTAGTGGGGCATGCGGTGTATGCCGGTGCCGACCATGTCAAACGGGCCTTTGAAACGGCGCGCCATGGCTTTGCGGTCTGGTCCGCAACCCCGACCCGCGACCGCGCGGCGTGCCTCGATCGTCTGGCCGACCTGATGCAGGATTATGCGATCCCTCTGATGGGGTTGTGCGTGCGTGAAGCGGGCAAAACCATGGATGACGCCGTGGCCGAATTGCGCGAAGCGATTGATTTCTGTCGCTATTACGCCATGCGCGGCCGCATTGATTTTGTTGATCATGGCCATGTCATGCCGGGGCCGACCGGGGAAAGCAACGTGCTGACCCTGCATGGGCGGGGCACTTTTGTGTGCATTTCCCCGTGGAATTTCCCGCTGGCCATTTTCATGGGACAGGTGTCGGCCGCTTTGATGGCGGGCAATGCCGTGATTGCGAAACCTGCCGAACAAACGCCGTTGATCGCGTCGCTGGCGGCGAAGCTGATCCATATGGCCGGGGTGCCGCATGATGCGTTTACCCTGTTGCCCGGTGATGGGCATGTCGGCGCGGCGTTGGTTGCGCACCCGGATGTGGCCGGTGTGGCCTTTACTGGGTCGACCGAAGTGGCCCGCCTGATCAACCGCGCCTTGGCGGCGAAAGACGGTCCGATTGTGCCGTTGATCGCCGAAACCGGCGGTCAAAATGCGATGATTGTTGATTCATCGGCCCTGCCGGAACAGGTGGTGGATGATGCGATGATCAGCGCCTTTGGCTCCGCCGGGCAACGCTGTTCCGCCCTGCGCGTCCTGTGTTTGCAGGATGATGTGGCGGATAAGATCATCACGATGCTGCGTGGTGCGATGGAACAAATCCGCATTGGTGATCCGATGGATATTCGCACCGATATTGGCCCGGTGATTGATGACGAAGCACGCCAGATTCTGGTGAAGCATCGCGCGTCGATTGAAGGCTTCGGCAAAATTGTCGCCGCGGCCCCGTTGCCGATAGGGGCGGAAAAACAGGGCACGTTCTTTGCGCCTGTGGCGTGCGAAATCAAATCCATCTCTGACCTGAAACGCGAAGTGTTCGGCCCGGTCCTGCACATCATCCGGTACAAGGCGGGTGAGCGGGATGCGATGTTGAAGGCGGTCAACGATACGGGCTATGGCCTGACATTCGGAATACACAGCCGTATTCAATCCACGATCGAGAATCTGGCCGCGGGGGCCCATGCGGGCAACGTGTACGTCAACCGCACCATGATCGGGGCCGTGGTTGGGGTGCAACCCTTTGGCGGACATGGACTTTCCGGTACGGGGCCCAAGGCGGGCGGGCCGTATTATCTGCCGCGTTTTGCAACGGAAAAGGTCATTTCGGTCAACACAACGGCCAGCGGCGGCAACGCCAGCTTGGTCAGTCTGGATGATTAA
- a CDS encoding vWA domain-containing protein — protein MQGHENRSACKSDNRAHWKSQAGFSLLAMAFLMIILGGVVAVGGSLYQVWSEQKGSSTTQARMEYIQDALASFAAHHGRYPCPARLTDPFDTANFGVEISDNCATDLTAPAGTTRVASEDATKGFIRIGAVPVRTLNIPDEYVADGYNRRLVYAVTEVYTEDGAPLAEDRGAIRIEDAAGNSATSKPNNIVQVVYSMGWDDNGAYTDNGAIVAACDAGKKSGINCDIADNAVFMNTMEKSSNPSDPFVSRVAYRPSKTVVACEDKGLKIPKDTAFLIDTSGSMASKANGCPAEVGKNCTRMDVAHWAMRRVMPARLYSNTLNKSPGDTIMTGFTNKQWLKDVNPVLSSTWKDRIFDKAPTDGSVYVPPKDDEMMADLEGDLSKMCPSGGTPLGSHMMGLADQIKAHKPDGYVDNPDFPDKITIISDGENNGGEDPMSLLATLKAKHPNIQVDVIDVVGNPSLQKISQETGGAYYRSNNPDELLDALYKSAGICKPYTPATVVDKLYCK, from the coding sequence ATGCAGGGTCATGAAAACCGGTCTGCGTGCAAATCTGATAATCGTGCCCATTGGAAATCGCAGGCGGGGTTCTCCCTGCTGGCGATGGCCTTTTTGATGATTATTCTGGGCGGTGTCGTCGCGGTCGGCGGGTCCTTGTACCAGGTCTGGTCCGAACAGAAAGGGTCGTCAACCACTCAGGCGCGGATGGAATATATCCAGGATGCGCTAGCCAGTTTTGCGGCCCATCATGGACGGTATCCGTGCCCGGCCCGTCTGACCGACCCGTTTGATACCGCCAATTTTGGCGTGGAAATTTCCGATAATTGCGCCACTGACCTGACCGCTCCGGCGGGCACGACCCGTGTGGCCAGCGAAGATGCGACCAAAGGCTTTATCCGCATTGGTGCGGTGCCGGTGCGCACGCTGAATATTCCCGATGAATATGTGGCGGACGGCTATAACCGCCGTCTGGTCTATGCCGTGACCGAAGTTTACACCGAAGACGGCGCGCCCTTGGCCGAGGACAGAGGCGCAATCCGCATCGAAGATGCGGCGGGTAACAGCGCCACATCCAAACCCAACAATATCGTGCAGGTGGTCTACAGCATGGGCTGGGACGATAACGGGGCCTATACCGATAACGGCGCCATCGTCGCGGCCTGTGATGCGGGCAAGAAATCCGGCATTAACTGCGACATTGCCGACAATGCGGTGTTTATGAACACCATGGAAAAATCATCCAACCCGTCCGACCCGTTTGTGTCGCGTGTGGCCTATCGCCCCAGCAAGACCGTTGTGGCGTGCGAAGATAAGGGCCTGAAAATCCCCAAAGATACCGCGTTTTTGATCGACACCAGCGGCAGTATGGCCAGCAAGGCCAATGGTTGCCCGGCCGAGGTTGGGAAGAATTGTACCCGGATGGATGTGGCCCACTGGGCCATGCGCCGCGTGATGCCGGCGCGGCTTTATTCCAACACGCTGAACAAAAGCCCCGGTGATACGATTATGACCGGGTTTACCAATAAACAATGGCTCAAGGACGTGAATCCGGTTTTGAGCTCAACATGGAAAGACCGGATTTTCGACAAGGCCCCGACCGACGGGTCCGTCTATGTCCCGCCCAAGGACGATGAAATGATGGCCGATCTGGAGGGGGATTTGTCCAAAATGTGCCCATCGGGTGGTACGCCGCTGGGGTCGCACATGATGGGCCTGGCGGATCAGATCAAGGCGCACAAGCCGGATGGTTATGTCGATAACCCGGATTTTCCGGATAAAATCACCATCATTTCCGACGGGGAAAATAACGGCGGCGAAGACCCGATGTCCCTGCTGGCCACGTTGAAGGCCAAGCACCCGAATATTCAGGTCGATGTGATCGATGTGGTGGGCAACCCCAGCCTGCAAAAAATTTCCCAGGAAACGGGCGGGGCCTATTACCGGTCGAACAACCCGGATGAATTGCTGGACGCCCTGTATAAATCCGCCGGGATCTGCAAGCCCTATACCCCGGCCACGGTGGTGGATAAGCTGTATTGTAAATAA
- a CDS encoding nucleoside deaminase: protein MTMKPDDHYMQAALDEARKAAARNEVPIGAVLVDVETGEIVARGGNATIERADPTAHAEIMVIRDGCKTAGAQRIPACDLYVTLEPCAMCAAAISFARIRRVVYGAPDPKGGGIDHGGQFFTQPTCHHRPDVTGGVLAEPCGQILKDFFAAKRKK, encoded by the coding sequence ATGACCATGAAACCCGACGACCATTATATGCAGGCCGCGCTGGACGAAGCGCGGAAAGCCGCCGCCCGGAACGAAGTCCCGATTGGGGCGGTGCTGGTCGACGTGGAAACCGGCGAGATTGTCGCCCGGGGCGGCAATGCCACCATCGAACGAGCCGACCCCACGGCCCACGCCGAAATCATGGTGATCCGGGACGGGTGTAAAACCGCCGGAGCCCAGCGCATTCCCGCCTGTGATTTGTATGTGACGCTGGAACCCTGCGCCATGTGCGCGGCGGCGATCAGCTTTGCCCGCATCCGCCGCGTGGTTTATGGCGCGCCAGACCCCAAAGGGGGCGGCATCGACCATGGCGGCCAGTTCTTTACCCAACCCACCTGCCACCACCGCCCGGACGTGACCGGCGGGGTTCTGGCCGAACCATGCGGTCAGATTCTCAAGGATTTCTTTGCAGCAAAACGGAAAAAATAA
- a CDS encoding pyridoxal phosphate-dependent aminotransferase: protein MTTAMNRQKRLDLSLGDPLLPLRGVAAYAFRMASRDLNNYYNMIPSYSGPGSVRDVLHPVRDYFSARGFHDRGWSGLTTEEILPTGGGTTEGFDLALRMLTADVVERNRQGAVIKPAILMPVPTYGMFMDAAKAAGFHVVKVGRDLAAGGVLHRDAVIAATNDAHKAGYRIIAYYDCNPHNPTGLIRGKAETEHLAEIFEAINAHYAQQDLDALSINTRSRLWDHAGTRVTIIDDMVYDGLEMGGEKPFGFAQLPEMYRDTITLFGPSKAGLVGLRAGVAIGPREKIRAMMGIARHAGYFPPTPVLHALAAYFNDDAKFAVVRDKHLLRLNAQHRINLLLMKALVNGMDTMPEADDADRAKMLRIVMKETGLDRAASRALLTRGIKGVRIITTPQAGFFHLLDCAGLRDREYSNEFVPYRAFMGVATAQTEEAIDHVLGGGQNLQFAYGSWAGLPTHSMIVRVTCAMPHQDIVETARRLAAGVKDFKRVKVPAPVPSPSGR, encoded by the coding sequence CGGGATTTGAACAATTATTACAACATGATCCCCAGCTATAGCGGGCCGGGATCGGTGCGGGATGTGCTACACCCGGTGCGCGATTATTTCAGCGCGCGGGGGTTTCATGACCGGGGCTGGTCCGGCCTGACCACCGAAGAAATCCTGCCCACGGGGGGCGGCACGACGGAAGGGTTCGATCTGGCCCTGCGGATGTTGACCGCGGATGTGGTGGAACGGAATCGCCAGGGCGCGGTGATCAAACCCGCCATCCTGATGCCGGTGCCCACCTATGGCATGTTTATGGATGCGGCCAAGGCGGCGGGGTTCCATGTGGTGAAGGTGGGCCGCGATCTGGCCGCGGGTGGGGTGCTGCACCGTGATGCGGTGATTGCCGCCACCAATGACGCGCACAAGGCCGGATACCGCATCATCGCCTATTACGATTGCAACCCGCACAACCCGACGGGGTTGATCCGGGGCAAAGCGGAAACGGAACATCTGGCGGAGATATTCGAAGCCATCAACGCCCATTACGCGCAGCAGGATTTGGACGCTCTGTCGATCAACACCCGCTCCCGCCTGTGGGATCATGCGGGGACGCGTGTGACCATTATCGACGATATGGTTTATGACGGGCTGGAAATGGGGGGTGAAAAACCCTTTGGTTTCGCGCAATTGCCCGAAATGTATCGCGATACCATCACATTGTTTGGCCCGTCCAAGGCGGGGCTGGTGGGTCTGCGGGCCGGGGTGGCCATCGGCCCGCGTGAAAAAATCCGCGCCATGATGGGGATTGCGCGCCATGCCGGGTATTTCCCGCCCACGCCGGTGCTGCACGCGCTGGCCGCGTATTTCAATGATGATGCAAAATTTGCGGTGGTGCGGGATAAGCATTTGCTGCGCCTGAATGCGCAACATCGCATAAATCTTCTGCTGATGAAGGCGCTGGTGAACGGCATGGATACAATGCCCGAAGCCGATGATGCGGATCGTGCCAAAATGCTGCGCATCGTGATGAAGGAAACCGGGTTGGACCGGGCCGCATCACGCGCCCTGCTGACCCGCGGGATCAAGGGTGTACGGATTATCACAACGCCTCAGGCGGGGTTCTTCCACCTGTTGGATTGCGCGGGCCTGCGCGACCGCGAATATTCCAATGAATTTGTCCCCTATCGCGCCTTTATGGGGGTGGCCACGGCCCAGACGGAAGAAGCCATCGACCATGTTCTGGGGGGCGGGCAAAACCTGCAATTCGCCTATGGCAGCTGGGCCGGGTTGCCGACCCATTCCATGATTGTCCGCGTCACCTGCGCCATGCCGCACCAGGATATTGTGGAGACGGCCCGGCGGTTGGCGGCGGGCGTGAAGGATTTCAAACGGGTCAAGGTGCCCGCTCCTGTTCCCTCTCCCTCCGGGAGATAG